One segment of Variovorax sp. PAMC28562 DNA contains the following:
- a CDS encoding sigma 54-interacting transcriptional regulator, with amino-acid sequence MTEAPPAKPTGAKLLVVDDDPDMLRLLSMRLASSNYQVTAVTSAESALTQLEIEHPQLVLSDVRLPGRDGLALFDEIRKRHPTLPVILLTAHGTIPDAVEATARGVFTYLTKPYDSRELLEKISQALALGSPVTPTSKGGGDESWRAEIVSRSNRMSEVLAEARMIAQSDASVLLRGDSGAGKELLARAIHRASARAAKPFVAVNCGAIPEALLESELFGHMKGAFTDAVANHKGLFQQADGGTLLLDEIGDMPPALQVKLLRVLQERAVRPLGASQSIDVDVRIISATHRDLDAAMAAHQFREDLYYRLNVVTLTLPPLSARREDIPLLANHFLQRLSVKYGKRLSGFAPEALKALTTASWPGNVRQLFNVVEQVCALSSSPLIPLSLVQRALRVPSVEVQTYAEAKQRFERDYLVGLLKLTDGNVADAARLADRNRTEFYRLLQKHELTPGHFKADVSPTPGDPVAN; translated from the coding sequence ATGACCGAAGCGCCTCCCGCCAAACCGACCGGCGCCAAGCTGCTGGTGGTCGACGACGACCCGGACATGCTGCGCCTCCTGTCGATGCGGCTGGCCTCGTCCAACTACCAGGTGACGGCGGTGACGTCGGCCGAATCGGCACTGACGCAGCTCGAAATCGAACATCCGCAACTGGTGCTGAGCGACGTGCGCTTGCCGGGGCGCGACGGCCTGGCGCTGTTCGACGAGATTCGCAAGCGCCATCCGACGCTGCCGGTGATCCTGCTGACCGCACACGGGACCATTCCCGATGCTGTCGAGGCCACGGCGCGCGGCGTGTTCACCTACCTGACCAAGCCCTACGACAGCCGCGAACTGCTCGAGAAAATTTCGCAGGCGCTCGCGCTCGGCTCTCCCGTCACGCCAACCAGCAAGGGTGGCGGCGATGAAAGCTGGCGCGCCGAAATCGTCAGCCGCAGCAACCGCATGTCAGAAGTGCTGGCAGAGGCACGAATGATCGCCCAGTCGGACGCCAGCGTGCTGCTGCGCGGCGACAGCGGCGCCGGCAAGGAACTGCTCGCCCGCGCGATTCATCGGGCCAGTGCGCGTGCTGCCAAGCCTTTCGTCGCGGTCAATTGCGGTGCCATTCCCGAGGCGCTGCTCGAGAGCGAGTTGTTCGGCCACATGAAGGGCGCCTTCACCGACGCGGTGGCCAACCACAAGGGCCTGTTTCAACAAGCCGACGGCGGCACGCTACTGCTCGATGAAATCGGTGACATGCCGCCTGCCTTGCAGGTCAAGCTGCTCCGTGTGCTGCAGGAGCGCGCGGTGCGTCCGCTCGGTGCCAGCCAGTCGATCGACGTCGACGTGCGCATCATCTCGGCGACGCACCGCGACCTCGATGCGGCGATGGCCGCGCATCAGTTTCGGGAAGACCTTTATTACCGCCTGAACGTGGTGACGTTGACGTTGCCGCCGCTGAGTGCACGCCGCGAAGACATTCCGCTGCTGGCGAATCACTTCTTGCAGCGCCTGTCGGTCAAATACGGCAAGCGGCTCTCCGGTTTCGCGCCGGAAGCGCTGAAGGCGCTCACGACGGCGTCTTGGCCCGGCAATGTGCGTCAGTTGTTCAACGTGGTCGAACAGGTCTGCGCGTTGTCGAGTTCGCCGCTGATTCCACTGTCGCTGGTCCAGCGGGCGCTCCGCGTCCCAAGCGTCGAGGTTCAGACCTATGCCGAAGCCAAGCAGCGCTTCGAGCGTGATTACCTGGTTGGCTTGCTGAAACTGACCGACGGCAACGTGGCCGACGCAGCCCGTTTGGCGGATCGGAATCGGACCGAGTTCTACCGATTGCTGCAGAAGCACGAACTGACGCCAGGACACTTCAAGGCAGATGTGTCGCCAACGCCCGGCGATCCTGTCGCAAACTAG
- the miaB gene encoding tRNA (N6-isopentenyl adenosine(37)-C2)-methylthiotransferase MiaB has protein sequence MSKKVFIKTFGCQMNEYDSDKMADVLHAAEGYEQTQDVDEADLILFNTCSVREKAQEKVFSDLGRVKHLKAKGVKIGVGGCVASQEGEAIIARAPYVDIVFGPQTLHRLPELLNQRAVQGRPQVDISFPEIEKFDHLPPARVDGVTAFVSIMEGCSKYCSYCVVPYTRGEEVNRPLDDVLVEVAGLADQGVREVTLLGQNVNAYRGRMGDTSEIADFALLIEYIAEIPGIERIRYTTSHPNEFTPRLIEAYAKVPKLVSHLHLPVQHGSDRILMAMKRGYTAMEYKSTVRKLRAIRPELALSSDFIVGFPGETDDDFAKTMKLIDDCRFDASFSFIFSPRPGTPAAQLHDDTPHAVKLARLQTLQAVIDGNVRRFGEAMVGSTQRVLVEGRSRKDANELMGRTECNRVVNFEAPPRSLQMPELLVGQMLDLTITRSLAYTLRGEVATRESGAAMPTPEAHAVLAA, from the coding sequence ATGTCCAAAAAAGTCTTTATCAAAACCTTCGGTTGCCAGATGAACGAGTACGACTCGGACAAGATGGCCGATGTGCTGCACGCCGCCGAGGGTTACGAGCAAACCCAGGATGTCGATGAAGCCGACCTCATCCTCTTCAACACCTGCTCGGTGCGCGAGAAGGCGCAAGAGAAGGTCTTCAGCGATCTCGGCCGCGTGAAGCACCTGAAGGCCAAGGGCGTGAAGATCGGCGTGGGCGGTTGCGTAGCGAGCCAGGAAGGCGAAGCCATCATCGCGCGCGCGCCCTATGTCGACATCGTGTTCGGCCCGCAAACCCTGCACCGCCTGCCCGAACTGTTGAACCAGCGCGCGGTGCAGGGCCGGCCGCAGGTCGACATCAGTTTTCCAGAGATCGAAAAGTTCGACCATCTGCCGCCGGCTCGCGTCGACGGCGTCACCGCCTTCGTATCGATCATGGAAGGCTGCTCCAAATACTGCAGCTACTGCGTGGTGCCTTACACCCGTGGCGAGGAGGTGAACAGGCCACTCGACGACGTGCTTGTCGAAGTCGCCGGGCTGGCCGACCAGGGCGTGCGCGAGGTCACTCTGTTGGGCCAGAACGTCAACGCCTACCGCGGCAGGATGGGTGACACCAGCGAGATTGCCGATTTCGCACTGCTGATCGAATACATCGCCGAGATCCCGGGCATCGAGCGCATCCGATACACGACCAGTCATCCGAACGAGTTCACGCCGCGGCTGATCGAGGCCTACGCGAAGGTGCCGAAGCTCGTCTCGCATCTGCACCTGCCTGTGCAGCACGGCAGCGACCGCATCCTGATGGCGATGAAGCGCGGCTACACGGCGATGGAATACAAAAGCACGGTGCGCAAGCTGCGCGCCATCCGTCCCGAGCTTGCGTTGAGCAGCGACTTCATCGTCGGCTTCCCTGGCGAAACCGATGACGACTTCGCCAAGACGATGAAGCTGATCGACGACTGCCGGTTCGACGCGAGCTTCAGCTTTATCTTCAGCCCGCGTCCCGGCACGCCGGCAGCGCAATTGCACGACGACACGCCGCACGCAGTCAAGCTGGCGCGGCTGCAAACGCTTCAGGCCGTCATCGACGGCAATGTGCGGCGCTTCGGCGAAGCGATGGTGGGCAGCACGCAGCGGGTGTTGGTCGAAGGCCGGTCGCGCAAGGATGCGAACGAACTCATGGGACGCACCGAGTGCAATCGGGTCGTCAATTTTGAAGCGCCGCCACGAAGCCTGCAGATGCCCGAGTTGCTGGTCGGCCAGATGCTCGACCTGACCATCACGCGGTCGCTGGCCTACACGCTGCGTGGCGAGGTGGCAACGCGTGAATCGGGGGCCGCGATGCCGACCCCTGAAGCTCACGCAGTGCTCGCCGCCTGA
- a CDS encoding sensor histidine kinase, giving the protein MAKLPSARGSFQQLLLFAFLLITALLVGVAVRSVFQYDLLMTQSRDAAARAVTLSGAAQSLAERSAAMERAGRQSLVLNDAVLRRRFTDAEHDANNALDKLVQNDLGVPAADAWRQQLNVINDLMNGSPDSALTRESSMAVQFRDLDALNTNIAQQAQLLIETQNSALATRIENARKRLMRQVIAASVLAVSLALAFGVWLARPFKRLERAIVGLGENRLDVPIDIRGPADVRRVSQQLEWLRLRLTELDADKARFLRHVSHELKTPLAALREGVSLLEDGVTGALNPAQREVAQILQQNTVALQGQIEALLRFNAAAFEARELRRERTALLPLIEEQIDSQRLQWQGQGLTVRASGEPLMITVDPVKLGTAIANLLSNAIRFSSRGGTIAIEVSSTPEFARIDIGDAGPGIAPGDRDRVFEPFFRGERQPEHAVKGTGIGLSIVQEYIAAHGGRISLLPDGPGARFRIELPLTV; this is encoded by the coding sequence ATGGCGAAATTGCCTTCGGCGCGCGGCTCGTTCCAGCAGCTGCTGCTCTTTGCGTTTTTGCTGATCACCGCTCTGCTGGTGGGTGTGGCGGTGCGCTCGGTATTCCAGTACGACCTGTTGATGACGCAGAGCCGCGACGCGGCGGCGCGCGCCGTCACGCTGTCGGGCGCCGCCCAGTCGCTGGCCGAGCGCAGCGCCGCGATGGAGCGTGCCGGCCGCCAGTCGCTGGTGCTCAACGACGCGGTGCTGCGGCGCCGCTTTACCGATGCCGAGCACGACGCGAATAACGCGCTCGACAAGCTGGTGCAAAACGACCTTGGCGTGCCCGCCGCCGACGCCTGGCGTCAGCAGCTCAATGTCATCAACGACCTCATGAACGGCAGCCCCGACAGCGCCCTCACGCGCGAAAGCTCGATGGCGGTACAGTTTCGCGATCTCGATGCGCTCAACACCAACATCGCGCAGCAGGCGCAATTGCTGATCGAAACGCAAAACAGCGCGCTGGCGACGCGCATCGAGAACGCCCGCAAGCGGCTGATGCGCCAGGTCATCGCCGCCAGCGTGCTGGCGGTGTCGCTGGCGCTGGCGTTCGGCGTGTGGCTGGCGCGACCGTTCAAGCGGCTCGAACGCGCCATCGTCGGGCTCGGCGAAAACCGGCTCGACGTGCCGATCGACATTCGCGGGCCGGCCGACGTGCGCCGCGTATCGCAGCAGCTCGAATGGTTGCGCTTGCGGCTGACCGAACTCGACGCCGACAAGGCACGCTTCCTGCGGCACGTCTCGCATGAACTCAAGACACCACTCGCCGCGCTGCGCGAAGGCGTGTCGTTACTGGAAGACGGCGTGACCGGCGCGCTTAATCCAGCGCAGCGCGAAGTCGCGCAAATCCTGCAACAAAACACAGTGGCGTTGCAGGGGCAGATCGAAGCCCTGCTCCGCTTCAACGCAGCGGCCTTCGAGGCACGCGAACTGCGGCGCGAGCGGACCGCGCTGTTGCCGCTGATCGAAGAGCAGATCGATTCGCAGCGCCTGCAGTGGCAAGGCCAGGGCCTCACTGTGCGGGCGAGCGGCGAGCCGCTCATGATCACGGTCGACCCGGTCAAACTCGGCACCGCCATCGCCAACCTGCTGTCGAACGCCATTCGGTTTTCGAGCCGCGGCGGCACCATCGCCATCGAGGTGTCGAGCACGCCGGAATTCGCGCGCATCGACATCGGCGACGCCGGCCCCGGCATCGCGCCGGGTGATCGCGACCGCGTGTTCGAGCCGTTCTTCCGGGGCGAGCGTCAACCTGAGCACGCGGTGAAGGGAACGGGCATCGGACTTTCGATCGTGCAGGAGTACATTGCGGCTCACGGTGGTCGCATCTCGCTGCTGCCCGATGGCCCCGGCGCCCGCTTTCGCATCGAGCTGCCGCTGACCGTCTGA
- a CDS encoding efflux RND transporter periplasmic adaptor subunit, whose protein sequence is MKKNASRALTGVLVVAVAGAAWWWSGSHSRDTAAKAAATSVPGAGAPALVTVAAALKQTVPVTVQVNGSVVSLNSVDLRPQVTNTVSEVHVKEGQFVKAGQLLFTLDQRPDQANLAKARAQQQKDEATMADLERQYKRSQDLVAQNFIAKSAADSTLSQLEAQRAAVAADRAAVQSAQVALGYSTLRAPIAGRIGAVNIYPGTLVQPAGTLVTITQLDPIAVSFPVPEGQLQDLLAAARAKTRVEAVVKGRKEPLAGALSFVDNTVDPLIGTVRAKAVFDNADQGLWPGQFVETRVIVRTLPDATVVPAAAVMMLAEGNALYVVNADQTATRRKVQTIYTFGTQVVVRGVEPGEMVVIEGKQNVRPGGKVRIEAAAAPAAAPGRSPDKSPDRSSPASSGSASPAALSPAQVDPKERDRA, encoded by the coding sequence ATGAAGAAGAATGCCTCCCGCGCCCTGACCGGTGTGCTCGTCGTCGCCGTCGCAGGGGCAGCCTGGTGGTGGTCGGGATCGCATTCGCGCGACACCGCCGCGAAGGCCGCGGCCACCAGCGTACCCGGCGCAGGCGCGCCGGCCTTGGTCACAGTCGCTGCCGCGCTGAAGCAAACGGTGCCGGTCACGGTGCAAGTCAACGGCAGCGTGGTCTCGCTCAACAGCGTCGATCTGCGGCCCCAAGTCACCAATACGGTGAGCGAGGTGCACGTCAAGGAAGGCCAGTTCGTCAAAGCCGGCCAGTTGCTCTTCACGCTCGACCAGCGGCCGGATCAGGCCAATCTGGCCAAGGCCCGTGCCCAGCAGCAAAAAGACGAGGCGACGATGGCCGACCTGGAGCGCCAGTACAAGCGCAGCCAGGATCTGGTGGCGCAGAACTTCATTGCCAAGAGTGCGGCCGATTCGACGCTGTCGCAGCTCGAAGCCCAGCGCGCGGCGGTCGCGGCCGACCGCGCCGCAGTGCAGTCGGCGCAAGTCGCGCTCGGCTATTCCACGCTGCGAGCGCCCATCGCCGGGCGTATCGGTGCCGTCAACATATACCCGGGCACGCTGGTGCAGCCGGCCGGCACGCTGGTGACGATCACGCAGCTCGACCCGATCGCTGTGAGCTTTCCGGTGCCTGAAGGGCAACTTCAGGATTTGCTGGCCGCCGCCCGCGCGAAGACGAGGGTCGAAGCCGTGGTCAAGGGCCGCAAGGAGCCGCTGGCCGGCGCGCTCAGCTTTGTCGACAACACAGTCGATCCGCTGATCGGCACGGTGCGCGCCAAAGCCGTTTTCGACAACGCCGACCAGGGCCTGTGGCCCGGGCAGTTCGTCGAAACGCGCGTGATCGTGCGCACCCTGCCCGATGCGACAGTGGTCCCTGCCGCGGCCGTCATGATGCTGGCCGAAGGCAATGCGCTGTATGTCGTCAATGCCGATCAGACGGCCACGCGACGCAAGGTGCAGACCATCTACACCTTCGGCACGCAGGTCGTGGTGCGTGGCGTCGAGCCGGGAGAGATGGTCGTCATCGAAGGCAAGCAGAACGTGCGTCCCGGCGGCAAGGTGCGCATCGAAGCAGCGGCTGCACCGGCCGCTGCGCCGGGCCGGTCGCCTGACAAGTCGCCCGATAGGTCATCGCCCGCGTCCTCCGGCTCGGCATCGCCGGCTGCGCTGTCGCCCGCACAAGTCGATCCCAAGGAGAGGGACCGCGCATGA
- a CDS encoding inner membrane protein YpjD produces the protein MILASPSPLGVALGIAAAAAYAVTAAGASRLGRQGTRWLLGLAWLLHGLTLAWSLVGGIPLFGFAPAISVTAWLVLTVYAIESRMYPQLTVRRVLAVLGAGAVLLAVLFPGVPLHVSASPWLPLHLALGIASYGLFGAAVVHAWLISRAEKQIRLAADAQAGVPLLTLERLTFRFVTAGFVLLSATLLAGLLFSETLYGRAWKWDHKTVFSILAWFCFAVLLTGRARFGWRGRKARRVLYAGAALLVLAYVGSRFVLEVVLGRAP, from the coding sequence ATGATTTTAGCGAGCCCCTCCCCGCTCGGCGTGGCACTGGGCATCGCCGCTGCCGCAGCCTATGCCGTGACCGCCGCCGGCGCATCGCGGCTCGGGCGACAGGGCACGCGCTGGTTGCTCGGCCTGGCTTGGCTGTTGCACGGGCTCACATTGGCATGGAGCCTGGTCGGCGGCATCCCGCTCTTCGGGTTCGCGCCCGCCATTTCCGTCACCGCCTGGCTCGTGTTGACGGTTTACGCCATCGAGAGCCGCATGTATCCGCAGCTCACGGTGCGCCGGGTGCTGGCGGTGCTCGGTGCCGGCGCTGTCTTGCTGGCTGTGCTGTTCCCCGGCGTGCCACTCCACGTTTCCGCTTCGCCGTGGCTCCCATTGCATCTGGCGCTCGGCATCGCGTCGTATGGACTGTTCGGCGCCGCGGTCGTGCACGCATGGCTCATCAGCCGCGCAGAAAAACAGATTCGGCTGGCCGCCGATGCACAAGCCGGCGTGCCTTTGCTCACGCTGGAACGACTGACCTTCCGCTTCGTTACCGCGGGCTTCGTACTGCTCTCGGCGACGCTGCTGGCCGGCTTGCTCTTCAGCGAAACCTTGTACGGCCGTGCCTGGAAGTGGGACCACAAAACGGTGTTCTCCATCTTGGCTTGGTTCTGTTTCGCCGTGCTGTTGACGGGCCGCGCGCGCTTCGGCTGGCGCGGGCGCAAGGCACGTCGGGTGCTCTATGCGGGCGCGGCATTGCTGGTGCTGGCCTATGTAGGTTCGCGATTCGTGCTCGAAGTGGTTTTGGGACGCGCGCCATGA
- the mdoH gene encoding glucans biosynthesis glucosyltransferase MdoH has protein sequence MKPNDFSQLRVLADSNVLHAADAAQVVATQRSDLREERHPNAVTAPPVNRGSMTPRPWRGFWNSLGTAALVKLGAGDVGKAAEEHKQAELTQPWQRAAKQRRLAFMLLTLISTVIASTLFARIQPDYDNVWLEYGQIGLYGLLSGWVVTGFVTALMGFYVSVKGDKHSLSVKQVAGHSMNPEARTAIIMPICNEDVSTVFAGLRATCESVAATGHAKQFDVFVLSDSYSPETAAAERAAWEDLRAALATSPNQPQVEVYYRLRTRRTHRKAGNVADFCRRWGKDYRYMVVLDADSVMSGDCLTSMVKLMEANPTAGIIQTATQAIGHVTLHARAQQFASRVTGRLFTLGMQFWQLGESHYWGHNAIIRVEPFMKHCALAPIKGTGGMSGGIMSHDFVEAALMRRAGYNVWLVADLVGSYEQQPPDLLAELQRDRRWCQGNLQNARLMAEPGIHSVHRAMFVTGTMAYASAPLWLAFLTLGTALWLSGSSLVATWNVLPSELVGLWVWTLCLLFLPRILGITAVLMRGEQRQYGGVRGLLKSTVLESALAIVQAPVRMLAHSLFVVVALTGIKLDWKSPPREANAVPWKTAASQLAPMTLVIAALAVGIAMIDPSALIWLMPVGLPLLLAIPLTVLTSQIALGTSLRERGWLLIPEESRSPAVLRRAWMHAVRLARPALAGV, from the coding sequence ATGAAGCCGAACGATTTCTCCCAATTGCGCGTGCTGGCCGACAGCAACGTTCTGCATGCTGCTGATGCTGCCCAAGTGGTGGCGACGCAACGCAGCGACCTGCGCGAAGAGCGCCATCCCAACGCAGTGACTGCACCGCCGGTTAACCGCGGCTCCATGACGCCTCGCCCCTGGCGCGGCTTCTGGAACAGCCTCGGCACCGCTGCGCTGGTCAAGCTCGGCGCTGGTGACGTCGGCAAAGCTGCGGAAGAACACAAGCAAGCAGAATTGACGCAACCCTGGCAGCGTGCGGCCAAGCAACGGCGCCTGGCGTTCATGCTGCTGACGCTGATCAGCACGGTGATCGCTTCAACGCTGTTTGCCCGGATCCAGCCCGACTACGACAACGTCTGGCTCGAGTACGGCCAGATCGGCCTGTATGGCTTGCTGTCCGGCTGGGTCGTGACCGGTTTCGTGACCGCGCTCATGGGCTTCTACGTTTCCGTCAAGGGCGACAAGCATTCCTTGTCGGTCAAGCAAGTGGCGGGTCATTCGATGAACCCCGAAGCCCGCACGGCAATCATCATGCCGATCTGCAACGAAGACGTGTCGACGGTGTTCGCTGGCCTGCGCGCCACTTGCGAATCGGTTGCGGCCACCGGCCATGCGAAGCAGTTCGACGTGTTCGTGCTGTCGGACAGCTACTCGCCTGAAACCGCCGCCGCCGAGCGCGCCGCCTGGGAAGACCTCCGCGCCGCACTCGCCACCAGCCCGAACCAGCCTCAAGTGGAGGTGTACTACCGCCTGCGCACCCGCCGCACACACCGCAAGGCCGGCAACGTCGCCGACTTCTGCCGTCGCTGGGGCAAGGACTATCGCTACATGGTGGTGCTCGACGCCGACTCCGTGATGAGCGGCGACTGCCTGACCTCCATGGTCAAGCTGATGGAAGCCAACCCGACCGCCGGCATCATCCAGACCGCGACGCAGGCCATCGGCCACGTCACGCTCCATGCCCGCGCTCAACAATTCGCTTCCCGCGTGACGGGCCGCCTGTTCACGCTGGGCATGCAGTTCTGGCAACTGGGCGAATCGCACTACTGGGGCCACAACGCCATCATCCGCGTCGAGCCTTTCATGAAGCATTGCGCGCTGGCCCCGATCAAGGGTACCGGCGGGATGTCCGGCGGCATCATGTCGCACGACTTCGTCGAAGCTGCGCTGATGCGCCGTGCCGGCTACAACGTGTGGCTCGTCGCCGACCTGGTCGGTAGCTATGAACAACAACCGCCAGATCTGCTGGCAGAACTGCAACGCGATCGCCGCTGGTGCCAGGGCAACCTGCAAAACGCCCGTCTGATGGCCGAGCCCGGCATCCACTCGGTGCACCGCGCGATGTTCGTGACCGGCACGATGGCGTATGCCTCAGCGCCCCTGTGGCTGGCTTTCCTGACGTTGGGTACGGCTCTTTGGCTCTCGGGCTCCAGCCTGGTCGCAACCTGGAACGTGCTGCCTTCCGAACTCGTTGGCCTGTGGGTGTGGACGCTGTGTCTCTTGTTCCTGCCCCGCATCCTGGGCATCACCGCTGTGCTGATGCGCGGTGAGCAACGTCAGTACGGTGGCGTTCGGGGCCTGCTGAAGAGCACTGTGCTCGAGAGTGCCCTCGCGATCGTGCAAGCTCCGGTGCGCATGCTGGCCCATTCGCTCTTCGTCGTCGTGGCCCTCACCGGCATCAAGCTCGACTGGAAGTCACCCCCGCGTGAAGCCAATGCCGTGCCGTGGAAGACCGCTGCTTCGCAACTCGCGCCAATGACGCTGGTGATCGCTGCCCTGGCAGTCGGTATCGCGATGATCGACCCGAGCGCATTGATCTGGCTGATGCCGGTCGGCCTGCCGCTGCTGCTCGCGATCCCGCTCACCGTGTTGACCAGCCAGATCGCACTCGGTACCTCGCTCCGCGAACGCGGCTGGCTGCTGATCCCGGAAGAGTCACGTTCGCCGGCCGTTCTGCGCCGTGCCTGGATGCACGCGGTGCGCTTGGCCCGTCCGGCGCTGGCTGGGGTCTAA
- the ffh gene encoding signal recognition particle protein — MATALTEKFSRLVKQMSGQARITEANVQDMLREVRMALLEADVALPVVRDFVARVKEKALGQEVLGSLKPGQALVGIVNRELTATIGQGVSDINLVAQPPAVILMAGLQGAGKTTTVAKLAKHLIEKRKKKVLTVSGDVYRPAAIEQLKMVTAQAGAEWFPSTPDQKPLDIARAALDHAKRHFFDVLLVDTAGRLAIDEALMAEIKELHAALNPIETLFVVDAMQGQDAINTAKAFKDALPLTGIILTKTDGDSRGGAALSVRQVTGVPIKFAGTSEKIDGLEVFDAERYAGRILGMGDIVALVEQVTAGVDVAAAQKLAAKVKSGAGFDLDDFLSQLQQMKQMGGLSSIMDKLPQQMAAKATEADMTRAERDIRRKEGIIQSMTPLERRKPELLKATRKRRIAAGAGVQVQEVNRLLNEFEQMQTMMKKMKGGGLMKMMKKMGGMKGMPGMGGPGGGGGMPRF; from the coding sequence ATGGCCACCGCCCTCACAGAAAAATTCTCCCGCCTCGTCAAGCAGATGAGCGGGCAGGCCCGCATCACCGAAGCCAACGTGCAGGACATGCTGCGCGAAGTGCGGATGGCGTTGCTCGAAGCCGACGTCGCGTTGCCGGTGGTGCGTGACTTCGTCGCCCGCGTCAAAGAGAAAGCGCTCGGCCAGGAAGTACTGGGCTCGCTCAAGCCGGGGCAGGCGCTGGTCGGCATCGTCAACCGCGAGCTCACCGCGACCATTGGCCAGGGCGTGTCGGACATCAACCTGGTGGCGCAACCGCCAGCGGTGATCCTGATGGCCGGCCTGCAGGGCGCGGGCAAGACCACCACCGTCGCCAAGCTGGCCAAGCACCTGATCGAAAAGCGCAAGAAGAAAGTGCTGACCGTGTCGGGCGACGTGTACCGGCCGGCCGCCATCGAGCAGCTCAAGATGGTCACCGCCCAGGCTGGCGCCGAATGGTTTCCAAGCACGCCCGACCAGAAGCCGCTCGACATCGCGCGTGCCGCGCTCGACCACGCCAAGCGTCATTTCTTCGATGTGCTGCTGGTCGACACGGCGGGCCGCCTGGCCATCGACGAAGCCCTGATGGCCGAGATCAAGGAACTGCACGCCGCGCTGAATCCGATCGAAACGTTGTTCGTCGTCGACGCTATGCAGGGGCAGGACGCGATCAACACGGCCAAGGCCTTCAAGGACGCGTTGCCGCTGACCGGCATCATCCTGACCAAGACCGACGGCGATTCGCGCGGTGGCGCGGCGCTGTCTGTGCGGCAAGTGACTGGCGTGCCTATCAAGTTCGCCGGCACCAGCGAGAAGATCGATGGGCTCGAGGTGTTCGACGCCGAGCGTTACGCCGGCCGCATTCTCGGCATGGGCGACATCGTGGCGCTGGTCGAGCAGGTGACTGCCGGTGTCGACGTCGCGGCGGCGCAAAAGCTGGCGGCCAAGGTCAAGAGCGGCGCCGGTTTCGACCTCGACGACTTTTTGAGCCAACTGCAGCAGATGAAGCAGATGGGTGGCCTGTCGAGCATCATGGACAAGCTGCCGCAGCAGATGGCCGCCAAGGCGACCGAAGCCGACATGACGCGTGCCGAGCGCGACATCCGCCGCAAGGAAGGCATCATCCAAAGCATGACGCCGCTGGAACGCCGCAAGCCGGAATTGTTGAAAGCCACGCGCAAGCGCCGCATCGCGGCTGGCGCCGGGGTTCAGGTGCAGGAAGTGAACCGCCTGCTCAACGAGTTCGAGCAGATGCAGACCATGATGAAGAAGATGAAGGGCGGCGGCCTCATGAAGATGATGAAGAAGATGGGCGGCATGAAAGGCATGCCAGGGATGGGCGGACCCGGCGGTGGCGGCGGCATGCCGCGCTTCTGA
- a CDS encoding PP0621 family protein, translating to MKYLLVFIVLFIAIWLFRKGQREEEREAARKARPVPPKAPPAVGAPQAMLRCAQCGLHLPATDAIAGPDGVYCSVAHRRAAESAR from the coding sequence ATGAAGTACCTGCTGGTTTTTATCGTTCTGTTCATCGCGATCTGGCTCTTTCGGAAGGGCCAGCGCGAAGAAGAACGCGAGGCCGCGCGCAAGGCCCGGCCTGTCCCACCGAAAGCGCCGCCGGCCGTCGGCGCGCCGCAGGCCATGCTCCGCTGCGCGCAGTGCGGGCTGCACCTGCCTGCCACGGACGCCATCGCCGGTCCCGACGGCGTCTATTGCAGCGTCGCGCACCGACGGGCCGCCGAAAGCGCGCGTTGA